The genomic region ATCACGGCTTCCGCCCGCGCATAATCGGCAGGGTCGCCGCCGCACATGATGGAAAGTTGGCCATTCTCGGCCCCCGCCTGACCGCCAGAGACCGGAGCGTCGACGAAAGCCACGCCCGTGGTCGCGGCCTGCGCCGCAAGCTTGCGGGTGATCTTTGCCGACACCGTGGTGTGATCGACAAAGACCGACCCCGGCGTCATTCCGGCGAAGGCGCCATCGGGGCCAGTGCAGACCGCGCGCAGGTCGTCGTCATTGCCGACGCAGGCCATCACGAATTCAGCGCCCTTGGCCGCCTCACGCGGGGTGGCCGCCGACTTGCCCTTGTGCTTGGCGACCCAGGCCGCGGCCTTGGCCGGGCTGCGGTTGTAAACCGTGACGTCATGCCCTTTGGCAGCAAGATGCCCGGCCATGGGAAAGCCCATGACGCCCAGACCCAGAAACGCGACTTTTGCCATCTTCGACTCCCCGCTCATTGCCCTTCCGGGCTTGATCGACTAGGAACCCATCACCTTGCGGACGTCAAGAACTGGGCCCCGATGCTGACTGCTTTTCGCTGGCTGATCCGTCTTGTGACCGGTGCCCTTGTGCTGGGTCTGCTGGTGCTTTTGCTGGCCTATTACATCCTGACCCGGTCGCTGATCGACTATTCCGAAGATTTCACGGTGCAGGGAATCTCGGCCCCGGTCGAGATTGTGCGCAACAATGACAATGTGCCGCACATCTTTGGCGCAACGGATGCGGATGTGTATTTCGCGCTGGGATTTGCCCATGCGCAGGACCGGCTGTGGCAGATGACGATGCTGCGCCGGACGGTGCAGGGGCGGCTGTCGGAATCTTTTGGCCCGGCCACGGTGAAGGTGGACGAGCTGATGCGCCGGCTGGACCTGTACGGATTGGCGCTGCAATCGGTCGAGGTGCAGGACGCCGAGACGCTGGCGGCGCTGAAGGCGTACTCGGCGGGTGTGAACGCCTGGATCAACCAGATCAACGCCGG from Tabrizicola piscis harbors:
- a CDS encoding NAD(P)-dependent oxidoreductase; protein product: MAKVAFLGLGVMGFPMAGHLAAKGHDVTVYNRSPAKAAAWVAKHKGKSAATPREAAKGAEFVMACVGNDDDLRAVCTGPDGAFAGMTPGSVFVDHTTVSAKITRKLAAQAATTGVAFVDAPVSGGQAGAENGQLSIMCGGDPADYARAEAVMASYARICRLIGDSGAGQLAKMMNQICIAGLMQGLSEALAFGQKAGLDGEKVVEVISQGAAGSWQMANRHKTMLAHTFDFGFAVDWMRKDLGICLDTADEIGASLPVTALVDQFYKDVQLMGGGRGDTSSLIRRLK